GATAAATATCTCCAtcaataaaatgtccaaaaatcattttcaaaacagaagTATCTGAAATATTTTGGGTGTATTGTACattattttaaacacatttctgccTGACATACTGTACCTGGTATCTTAAGAAACTTTGGGAGCTCCACTGTAGTTCAAAACAATTGTGTGTTAGTCTGTGTTTCACtgcacaacatgagtttgtaaaGATGGACCTTCAGGTGGATCCAGCTGATGTTAAAAAGAGTCAAAATGATTTAGAAAACAATTAAGTCCAACAGAAAGATGTGATGTTGGTCAGTAAACTCGACATGAAACCATGTCCCTCAAAAACATGCTTAATAATCCATAAAGGATCTACAGAAAAGACTCATTAAAGAGTTGTTGTGGTGAGAAACTTTAAGTATTTGAACCTGAATGACTTGCATAAAATTAAGTTATGACTTTTGCATCGTTATTGTCCAACAGCACCATCTGCTGGGTGAGAGAAGCTGGTGCTCTCAAAACATTTCCTTCAACAAagaagtttttttgttttttttttaaaaaaaaaaggtctcatCTCGACAGAGGCCACATTAAGCAGCATCTGTTTTGCGATACATGTGACTTATAGGATTTTATTGTTCCCCCAGGACAGATAGTTATTTTTCTCCACTAATGTTAAGAATTGTCCTGATGTTAAACTATTGTTTAgtttattattcatgttttatccAACAGTTCCCAGCGAATCAGTCATTTTAACAATTCTCAACGTTCAAAAGGTTTAAATTAAAGCAACCTATTCTCTCTACACAATATTCCATTCACACCTAAAATAAAAAGCCAAATAACAGCCAATTTAACATTGAAATTGTTTATTAAAGGGTGCTACTGTACACATATTTGTAACATTTAATTCACAAGAAAAAGTCTACTTTTCAAAAATTCTGCGCCAGCAAAACTGAGGACAGAATTCAAGGGTCTGAAAGGacaaaatattttcatgaaaGGAAATTACACCAAAAACAGTATCTAATTGATATCAAGGGCCGTGGTTAACATACTGCATGTATGAAAGGAGAGAAGGTCACAGCCTTCATTCACAATGCTGATCCAAGTccaaaaaaacaatcatatcTCAGTCTGTAGACACTACACATTTGGTCCTAAAAGTCCACGTGGAGCACAAGAGATCAAGCAACAAAACCGTCATCCATCgtatatatttaatttgatcTCTGCATGTCAGGTAGAAACATTgttccagaaaaaaaatgtaatactgCAGGGAACAATATAATTATTCACCACAATAAAACCCACGATATGCATAATCAGATCAGAAACTGGTTTTAATGCTTCAAATGAACATTACAATGATATCAAGAACAAATACTCCAATTGCTGAGTAGATTTTACCAattgaaatctttaaaaaataaaataaaatctatcaAAGTATCACACTAACTAACAAGATTAATAATACCATTAAAACTGCAGGGTTTCTATCATAGAGATTGGTCACAGTCAAGAAATTCGTTTTATGTTTTTAGCCACAAGGTGGCAGACCTCAGTGACTGTTGATGAATGCTGGTTTCATTTCATGTGGATACAGTGAAGATTGTCAATGTTAATGTGAGACTGGTCCAAAGATAACTCTGCAGttaaaagattatttaaaaaagaacaaaaggaaaaaaggtacaaaactgagcaaaaatgttttattttaattttcttgaactagtgaagaaattaaaaacaccGATTTGACACATTAAAACTTGGAAAtatggggagaaaaaaaaaaagacagttaaaaaaaaaaaaaatgaacaaggaTATCATAACtactttataataaaaataattggcCGGTGTCCCCTGCAAGTTTGCAAATTGAGTCGTTACATCCCAGTAGGCAGgacaaactgacaaatgtaCGCGagataaaaagtttaaaaggaAGTGATTATGCAGTCAGGAAAGTGCTGCGGTGGTTGCTTCCTGAATATTAGTACTACAGTCTTATCCTCAGTGGTGTTAGTGGGTTCTTAAAGCAAAGAGGTGCACTGCTTATAAAGGCTTTAGAATGGCTGTTGTGCACTACCCTGGAACAAGCTCATGGTTAACAAAGCTTGTACTGACTCTCAAGACTATATTCAGAGTTTAACAAATGGCCACCTGTGCTTGTGGATGCAAAATACCTTACTGACATGATCATATCCCATAAGCACTAAAACATGACATGTTAAGACATTAAAAGAagttaaagaataaaaagagaaCAGCAGAAACCCTCCCCAGTAGCATATCACCCATGTTGCACAGCTTCTCCTATCTGATGCCTCCTCAGCAGTCTGGGCCCTTGTGCTCCGATGGGTCATGGATGGAGATCTGTGTCCGCTGTATTTGTGTCGTTGTTGGACATGGTACAGAGGAAGTATGGGAGGATTGggtgtgaaaaatgtctgactCAAGGTTGTCCCTGCAGAGGAGGAGGTACCGTTTCCTCCTGAGGTGATGCACTCACGCACTGACAGCGTCTTTCTCCTTCTTGTCACTGTCTTCATGCCAGGTGAGACGTTCCTCATAGAAGGCTATGACAATCTGTGGGCACTTATGATTGGCCTCCTTTGCGAGTACGAGATCAGCCTCATCAGAGTCTTTCCTGCAAGACGTAAAGAACACAGTTTGTTATTAAAATTAGTTCAGAGCTGTGCATCTATGCACAAGTTCTATTATATTTTCCATTCATGTGGGAAACTACCAATATATTGCATACATGTTGGGGTATGCATAATATAAAAAATGGTCTTCTGACCTTTAAAATATACCATGCATTTGCCTGTGTATTATTGTAAATTCATTGCACATGTTGCAATTATGTTTATGCATGTCCAAGTCTGTCCTGACTTTACCAAACCTAACCATGCAATctgcaataataaaaacagtgtgGTAAcatttagttctttttttttctcattaaaattcACAACATATTCATATAAGAATACGTAGTCACATTCAGACTgtcattcaaaaagaaaaaaaaaaaagattttcctAATTCTGGCATTTCAGTGTACATTTTAAGCATAAAATAAGGGAAAAAAGATTTGCTTTGGGTGGAATTTCTTAACAGAtgagattgtaaaaaaaaaaaaaaaaaaaaagaaatagtgcTATTCATTATTTGACTACCTTTTAATACTTAAGATAATGTTTGAACACTAAATGACTTGTTTTCTTTATAGTTACAGCCAGTGCTTCTTACAGGCAAAAGTGGGCAGATGGAGCTTGTAAATCTGTTTAGGatctgtctgtgtttacatttatttcccCATGTAGTTCTTATCGTTTTATCCTTgtttataaaaaacaacaacaaaacaaacaaaaaacaaatcacagttAGGGTACAACCATTGCCTCATTTTGAACAAGCAAACACCCTGGAATGGAGCTTAACCAGACATGAGTGACGATGTACCACACATATCCATCTAGCTAATATGGAATGACATAAAATTTTATGGTGTGGCTTACTGTTTATATATGAATGGACAGCTAGGCTATTAGTGCTGCTAATGGGTAATTTGCCAGTAGTGATCTGGCACATTGAGAGCTGCCGTCTGAAAGAATCATGGCTTAACAAGTTGCAAGCAGTTATAGTACAGTCTGTAACCATTGCAGGCAACACCTGCAGTACCAAATGGGTTGACATGCAGAAACCAGAGGTTCACCAATACcgtgtttttatgaataaataccaATAATGTACACCAGATTTAGGGGAACAACCAATACAGAGTACTTATGAGTCATTTGTGCCAATATCAGTAAACAGAAGGATGTTTCGGGAGTTGACAACCAACAACGTTTTcactaattacatttaaaacagcagACTATCCTTCCATACAACTCTAGCTTAAAAATTGTGTGACTCATGTCATGTATTACTTATGGTACTTGAAACAATTACAGATACAGACAACTGTCTGCGTTAATCTAATGTAGCAGATAGTGAAAGTGCACTTCTGCCTGAAAAGTCCCGAACATTCAAAAAGAAAGCAGTGTGTCTTCATATAGCCCCAAACCACTAATACGTCACAAGTACTGATTgtttataatacatttttaaaatggaaaaattgcTTACTATTACCATTCAACTTTAGCTGTGTACATTGTGATTTAATATTCAACTCTGTGGTCATCTTAAGAccttgtctttttaaatattgatatatttcacATAATATTAGGCCACACCAAGTTCCACATGCACATATCAAATAAAACCTACCATTTCATAAGAAACATTAGATCACCACACGAGTCAGTTGCTCCAATGATCTTCTCTGGCTCAAGCCCTCTCTCAAACCCACGTGCGACGAGAATGTCAtcctacaaaaacaaaaaaggaacaaaaatacTTACAATACTCCAAAATATCTTGAGCATGCTACAAGCAATTGTAAGACTGTAGACTAATTATGTTTAGATACactgactaaaaaaaaaaaaaagaaaatcctcatTTACATAATGCAGATGTGGCTGAAGTGTGACGATTTGCACAGGCTAACCTTCCATTACTAAATAAATCACGTCGACATTTCTCATAATTTACGCTAAAAACCCACTAATTCAATGGAGGTTCACTGTATGCCAAATAAAATTGGTTTACAAACTCAACAAATGTTTtagcaaataaatgaaaatctgaATCTAAAGTGTTTCTTTGGAAATATATGTAAAAGTAAGCACATTTCCATCTCTCCACTTTGAGATGAGACACTCGTAAACACTTAATTAACATATAAATGATGATCAGGAATTAAGCTATTGTTTCTTCCAAGAATGGAAAGCTGTGTGGTAAGTGATTTGCATGTCTGAGGTGTTAACCTCAAACATGCAAAtcactttcatgaactgaattctatgattgtgttttatattaggTGGATCAAAACGCCTACATTTCCTGTCTtgttaagaaaaaacaaacaaacaaaaaagcaacaacttGACTGCACTTTTGCACTTATTGCAGTTAAACatgtttcacatttgaaaaaaaaaaagggaaaaaaagtgaattttttttaacagcactGTCTTATCACTtacctcttttttctttttgggcTTACTTCCACCCTCCTCATCATCAGAGCTCCTTTTCTTCGAGCTGCTTGAGTCTTTGGAGCGTCCTAGGGGGCCTGCACTTGATTTGCTGCCGCCACTGCTAGGTGTGGAGCttccgctgctgctgctgcttttcttgtaGGTCTTCATGAATTCTGAAATAAGCTCAGGGCAGTCCAGATTCTTCTCTGGTtcccatgtgttgtgtttactgagGAGGGTAACAGGGGAGCAAGTCAGTACAAGTATAGCCATAACTCTAAAATCAACAGCACTGCACCCCATTCCCTAAAACCATCTTCTGGCTAAGATGACTTAAGTCTCATTGTCAGTCTAAGGGATAAGTTCATCTTTGACATATGCTTTTTGTAAATGAGTCCCCGATCAGATCGATGATTGAAATAAAAACCATGATATGAAACATATCATCtgtgattatcaaaatattgtagttgttaaaatactgtaaatgttctTATCCTGATCTGCAATGCAACATTACACTACAGAGATGCAATCAACTGTGACTGCTGTATCTGGCTCAAAAGGCAGTGAACGCCTCTTCTTGCTTCACTATTGATATCCATATTACAAACTGTTCATGACCACTTTTCccgttttctttctttgtagAAACCTACACCAATACACTCAAAGACGTGATCAGATATTAGTGATATTTAATCTTATCTTTTGCCCGTGTTAAAACTGTAACTTGGTGATGTTCGTGCGAGCAATGCTTAGTAAACTAGCAGGAGTAAACTTACTCTGAGTATCCCTTCCACTTCAGGAAGAACTCGACCCGGCCTTTCACCACCCTTCTGTCCAGCACTTTCTCCACAACATATTCCTCATCAGAGGATGAGGATGCCTCTTCACGGGACTTTTTGCCCATAGCAAAGTTTGTTGCGGTATACTTCAGCACAGTTCGCTGTACATGAAGAAGCGACAGAGACCAATGTTAATGAGAAAGATAGTCCTTTGCAAAGTTGTAACGAATAACCGATACAGTCGGCGCTAAATTACCAAACAGAGAACGAAGTAGGAAGTTATTGTTACTGGTCCGTATACTGTAACATGAGCCAACGCTAGCTAGATAATGTTACTATCTTAAACAAACAACTGGCATCACTTCATTGTCATATCTCCAATCCACAACAGGCACGACAAACTGAAGATTTCCTGACCTATCTGGTGTGCAAAACACCCACCGGCAACTGTCCACTCGCCTAAAATAACGAAAGATTAGACAACGTTGCCAGAAAACTTTATCTAAACGTGCACATCGCAGCGAATATCTAGTGCTGCGTTAGCTAGCTACTAGCTACTAGCCAACGTTAAGCAATGGGCATGAAAGGCAAACTCGCTAAAGCAGGTAGCCCAAAAGCTAACGCTTCAACGAGCTAACACTAGCTAACTTTGATAGCAAACACGCAATGTAGAACAATACTAGCAGCAGCACGAAGCGCTGCGAGGTGGGAACTATTTCTTACCCTTTGGATGTGTACACCACCGGGCTTTGACCGGTAAACCGCAGCGATAACGCGTCTTTTGTGGCTCTGTAGTCTGTGAAGGCACCGCTGAGGCTAATTTAGCATGTAGCCTGGATCACATAGAGATGTTGTGCGCTTGGCTGTGCGTAAAAAAGCGCGCGTTAAAGGCGCACAATGAACGTACCCGCCCCTCGGTCAGCTGATGACCTATATATCCTGCAGGTTGATATGCTCGTACCTTGACTGTAACTCCattataaacatgttaattatAATACGTATGTGTTATGTGTCTCATCAGAAAACACATtagatataaatgtgtttttgtttggtattttccACTGATGAAGCGCTGTTACAGTGAGAAAAGCTCAGCCCCTCCTGCAGCCAAAAATCATTTAAGATTGGTGATTTCTGGTACTTTCCCTCAACATACTCATGGAATTAACATAGTTTTTACTATATTGATCAATTATCAATTATATGTTTATTGACAACATCgtgcacaaacaacaaaatttggaagaaaaaaaatccactatGTAAATAATAGCCATAACCAATTTTTTATCGTCTGTTGTGAGATGGACGCCTCCCGTCAGGTGATTGGACGTTGGTAGTGATTGATTGGATGTAGTCCAATCAAAACTCAATCACTGCTGACGACAGACTGCAGCGGGAATTACTGGCCAATCGCTGTGTAGAAGAGGTGTAACCAATACTATTTATTGTACTGTGGAGAGACTAGTGAAGCTCGTCTGACGCAGATCGTCTTCCTCCGCTCAGTTTACGAGGAGTCGTCGAGGGTTTTGCTGCAAGATGTCTAAAGATGTGAGTagaagcatttttaaaaagaaaaaaagccgCGTATATCTTTTTCCTGCATATTACGCggatgaaatgtgtttttttaaaaccgTGGACTAAACCCAGTGCTGTAAGCTGACTACGTTTtcagcagagctgcagcagctatCAAGCACTGCAAAGCCGCCATTTTATAGCAGTTGGGCCTCGTGGCCTTTTGTTCGTGTTGTCAGCTATATACGGAATTAACTAATTTCGCTTATCGATTTACGCCAGTATTTTGCATACACGTGGCAACGCCACATTAGCAGACACATGCGCTTAGTGTCTACATGTAATTGTTGCTAAAAATACTCATCATTAAAATCTGACCGGTCTGCTAACGTTAATGGCGGCGATGTCTCCCTCCGCCACCCTGTCCTGGTTTTTGATATGTGACGCAGGGCAGATTAATGATTAGTGCATTGGTTATTCACCGTTATTGTTCTCTTAAAGCTCAAATTGCACCCACTGCTTACtaaattttatatattttgttctgTCTTTGTCCATTGTCTAGGTCCCACGCGAGCCAGAGCAGCTTCGCAAGCTGTTCATTGGGGGTTTGAGCTTTGAGACCACAGACGAAAGCCTGCGGGCTCATTTTGAGCAATGGGGGAGCCTTACAGACTGTGTGGTAAGTGGATTTCATTAAGACAAGCATCACCACCTTTGCTGCTGCTCTAACATAATTGTAAGAATTGGAAAGCACTTGAGCTGCAACGATTTATCGATTAGTTGCAAGTATTAATCACCATCTATTTTGATCAATCAGTGGTTTCGAGTCTTATGAAAAGACACCTGAATTCCCTGGTTCAATCCTCTTAGATGTGAATATCTTCTCTTTAGTCTtctgacagtaaattgaatctCTAAATCAAAACACTTGAGGACctcatcttgggctttaggaaacagtgatcatcgttcttcaccattttctgatattttatagagcCAACAATTGATTGAGGAAATAATGGTCAGATTAATTGACTGTGAAAATAATggctagttgcagccctaggaAGGATGTGTTTGTAGGGGTTTTGGTTAAAGCTGGGAATAATTGAAGCCTCTTCCTTCAGGTCATGAGGGACCCCAACAGCAAAAGATCCAGGGGCTTTGGCTTTGTTACATACTCCTCAGTAGACGAGGTTGATGCTGCCATGGCTGCCCGTCCCCATAAGGTTGATGGAAGAGTGGTAGAACCTAAACGGGCCGTCTCCAGAGAGGTATGTCAAACTAGGAATATTTAATAGTCTTGAAAAacttacatttttacaaaaaaggaggagaaaaaaacgCTTTCTGTAACAAAACTCTCTGAACACAGGACTCAAACCGGCCAGGTGCCCATGTAACGGTGAAAAAGATCTTTGTTGGCGGCATCAAGGAAGATACAGATGAGTCACATCTGCGGGATTACTTCCAACAGTTTGGTAAAATCGAGGTCATTGATATTATGACTGATCGTAATACTGGGAAAAAGAGGGGCTTCGCCTTCGTGACTTTTGATGACCACGATGCAGTTGACAGGATTGTCAGTAAGTAGTGACTATGGTAACTGATCTGTAGCTGTCACATTTAACTGAACATTGTCTTGGATAGCCACTTAATTTACTTTTCCACCCCACAGTCCAGAAATACCACACAATCAACTCTCACAACTGTGAAGTGAGGAAGGCCCTCACAAGGCAGGAAATGCAGACTGCAGGAATGGGAATGAGAGGTAGGTTTCATTTGTGCTGTAAACACAGTTCATATTGGCACAATTAAGTGTTCTAGagttaataattgttttattccTTTTCCAGGCAGGAGCAGTGGTGGAAGGCCCTATGACTATGACAGAGGCTTCAATCAGGGTAAGACATCTTGGACCATTGGTTTAAACACTGCGATGGTATATTGTTTTGTACCTGACTCCATGATTTGGTTCTTTCAGGTGGCAGGGGTAGATATGGAGATGGCCCTTACAATTGCAATGGAGGAGatggtggtggttgtggtggcGGTAAGTTGGCAATTCTGTTATGGCTCAAGTGTTTTTCACTATTGCAGTTGGGCAACATGTTCATAGATGATTTATGGTTCGTTTTAGGCTATGGAGGTGGCCCTGGCGGTCCTGGTGGCTATAACAATGGCGGCAACAGGGGTTATAACCAGGGTTACAACCAGGGTGGAGGCGGAGGCTATGGAGGAAACGGTTATGATAGCAACGGTTATGGTGAGTATTTTTGACTCACCTTCACTAATATAACTTGTCCACGCTGAAGATATGGTTACTGAAGAATTTCCTACTTTGTTCCACAGGAaactgtggtggtggtggaggaggcgGTGGCGGCAGTAACTACAATAACATGGGCCACTACGACCCCCAGGCCTCTAACTTTGGCCCAATGAAGAACAACTTCGGAGGTGGCGGCGGTGGTGGCAGGAACTTCGGTAAGTCTCTAAATAGGGATACCGCCTGAAACAGCACTTTGAAGGacctaaatgtgtgtgtataatgactgttccttgttgtttcaaGGTGGCTACGGAGGTGGCTCAAACAATGGTGGATATGGCCGTCCAGGACGATTTTGAAATGTGAAGCGGTATGTATTTGAAGGCATGCTTGAACCACCAATTTTGCATCATAAAACCAGAGTTTGTAGTGGCAGGGAATCGTCGTACAGTGCAGATACCaatatatttaagaaaaaaaaaatcactctggATCTCAGGTCATACAAAGTCAGTGCACAGTTAACAATGTTGTTCCGTATTGTTCAACAGGACTGAGTACTTAGGAGAGGAGagcaaggagaggagagcaagCGAAGTGACAGGGCAGCTGCAGGTTCACCTCCTAAATCTGCTCAGCCAAACAGTTGTGGCAGGTTACAGCTGCTGCAAGAAGAGATGTACAGTAGATAAATCATGGAGGGTCTTCATTTAAacgttttgtgttttttcattgaCATGTGTTTCTGGAAAGCAAGCATTCCAATGAGGTTTTATGTAGATTTTTTCTTCAAGTCtggtttttatttgtatctgcATCCAATCAAGCTGAAATAAAcaatctttcagttttttttaagtcttgtTAGCGTCTTTTAGTGGTTTGGGAAAGGGAGGGTTCACCATTAGAAGCTCTAAAAGATGGGGTAAGGGCCATAATTTACATGGTGTGAGGGGTCTGAAAATCTGTTTACCTAAGGCATGAATGTGTGAGAAGCCATGCTGTAGTCACCACATATTCCATGAGTCATAAATCAAGACCATTTACAATAATACTGGTTGAGGACTGAGAAGTGGTGTGCAAATGCATTCATCATAAAGAGCCCATCACTTGGTACAAACTCTACCCTGAGTTCTGCAAAGATCATCTGGAGGATGCTAGCTTACATGCAAAGTCTTTGAGGCTAGCCATGGAAGCCAGCTGAGGGAGAGAAGTAGCAAACCATCGCCAGGATCATTGAAGCAGGGGAGAGTGAGAACAGAAGCCTGAGGCTAGCAGGCAGCAGCTACCAAAAGGCTTAAATGCTGTCTGTAGGTAAGACCAGACTTCTCAACTACTGATAGTATATCTTGCTTTTGTCATGTAGCTGGTAGTGAGTTGTGTAGCCCAGTAATGACGTAACATTTTTGTGCAA
This window of the Thunnus albacares chromosome 5, fThuAlb1.1, whole genome shotgun sequence genome carries:
- the cbx5 gene encoding chromobox protein homolog 5 gives rise to the protein MGKKSREEASSSSDEEYVVEKVLDRRVVKGRVEFFLKWKGYSDKHNTWEPEKNLDCPELISEFMKTYKKSSSSSGSSTPSSGGSKSSAGPLGRSKDSSSSKKRSSDDEEGGSKPKKKKEDDILVARGFERGLEPEKIIGATDSCGDLMFLMKWKDSDEADLVLAKEANHKCPQIVIAFYEERLTWHEDSDKKEKDAVSA
- the hnrnpa1b gene encoding heterogeneous nuclear ribonucleoprotein A1b; this encodes MSKDVPREPEQLRKLFIGGLSFETTDESLRAHFEQWGSLTDCVVMRDPNSKRSRGFGFVTYSSVDEVDAAMAARPHKVDGRVVEPKRAVSREDSNRPGAHVTVKKIFVGGIKEDTDESHLRDYFQQFGKIEVIDIMTDRNTGKKRGFAFVTFDDHDAVDRIVIQKYHTINSHNCEVRKALTRQEMQTAGMGMRGRSSGGRPYDYDRGFNQGGRGRYGDGPYNCNGGDGGGCGGGYGGGPGGPGGYNNGGNRGYNQGYNQGGGGGYGGNGYDSNGYGNCGGGGGGGGGSNYNNMGHYDPQASNFGPMKNNFGGGGGGGRNFGGYGGGSNNGGYGRPGRF